From the Oleiphilus messinensis genome, one window contains:
- a CDS encoding DUF6160 family protein → MKGLKKVALLAAITAASSAQAELVAMDDSALSATTGQAGITIDINAAEVSIGEIAYQDEGFLAIQDLVLTGSTDAFGSGAGDGILNNIRMEIDVAGAADLTPGNPTDPDSFRLGNDYLVQAAGILTGSQISNHNYARPTIGNGDLVISIKSINLIGGIQTVDYGLQIGSVKLGDSNQTIGQIDGTELISDLNLAGFLGPVDIVVHNSDDGVNISAYFNAEGSLNLPFMNVSTEFTIHNSRGDTVVAIGAVDEGHSLAHVQMNVSRGTQGLAFDLQNFEADIDLNNITMGASPSIGDLYITDLHMTAQTEIYGH, encoded by the coding sequence ATGAAAGGTCTGAAAAAAGTTGCATTACTGGCTGCAATCACCGCAGCATCCTCAGCACAAGCCGAACTGGTCGCAATGGACGACTCTGCATTGAGCGCAACCACCGGTCAGGCGGGTATCACAATTGATATCAACGCTGCAGAGGTATCCATTGGTGAGATCGCATATCAAGATGAAGGCTTTTTGGCGATTCAGGATTTGGTGTTGACCGGTAGTACTGATGCATTTGGAAGTGGTGCTGGTGACGGTATTTTGAATAATATTCGAATGGAAATAGATGTAGCCGGTGCTGCGGACTTAACACCAGGTAATCCTACGGATCCTGATAGTTTTCGACTTGGTAATGACTATCTCGTCCAGGCCGCTGGTATACTAACTGGTAGCCAAATTTCTAATCATAATTATGCGCGCCCAACTATTGGTAACGGCGATTTGGTTATTTCAATCAAATCAATCAATCTGATCGGTGGCATTCAGACTGTCGATTACGGTTTACAGATTGGTTCTGTTAAGTTGGGTGACTCCAATCAAACGATTGGTCAAATTGATGGCACCGAGCTCATCTCTGACCTCAATTTGGCCGGTTTCCTCGGTCCTGTGGATATCGTGGTTCATAATAGTGATGACGGTGTAAATATCTCTGCATATTTCAACGCTGAGGGATCTTTAAACCTTCCATTTATGAACGTATCGACTGAGTTTACCATTCATAATAGCCGTGGTGACACGGTTGTTGCTATTGGTGCAGTGGATGAAGGTCACTCATTGGCGCATGTTCAGATGAATGTTTCTCGTGGTACTCAAGGTCTTGCGTTTGATTTGCAAAATTTTGAAGCTGATATTGACTTGAACAACATCACTATGGGGGCCTCTCCTTCGATCGGTGATTTGTATATTACCGACCTTCACATGACAGCTCAGACGGAAATTTACGGTCACTAA
- a CDS encoding AraC family transcriptional regulator: MPEALTYDVPLISTRYAYRFFKFLKSKQISPEVIRAHCPVPRDLLENPDAFLSMNQVIPILETAQWLLSDEKAAFEFGQQLDLGAHGLFGYMLLSREDQVQLIETVVKHIRVCLPLLDMEVLRSGRDVVIRLHDTWEIGPARAFMAKIYMGSIHTVANNICGSIRFDCDFKTTLDTTEWSSLAQGTQWHFGSETNQVTLPQVKHSEQCEKLKVVYSLAESNHLKNATPTQSSSEKASNLAAKVREHIMKSPRHASIERSALLLNMSSRYLRQQLSEEGTSFREISNEIRQSYADLYLQDTPMPLHEIAYKLGFGDQASFTRAYRSWTGKTPGEIRRKAKKRDYDNLTT; this comes from the coding sequence ATGCCGGAAGCACTCACGTATGACGTACCACTCATATCCACACGGTATGCGTATCGGTTTTTCAAGTTCCTGAAATCCAAACAAATCTCACCCGAGGTTATCCGTGCCCATTGCCCCGTTCCCCGGGACTTGCTGGAAAACCCCGATGCCTTTTTATCCATGAATCAGGTTATTCCGATTTTGGAAACGGCGCAGTGGCTGCTAAGCGACGAAAAAGCGGCGTTCGAATTCGGTCAACAGCTTGATTTAGGTGCCCATGGGCTTTTTGGCTATATGCTGTTGAGCCGGGAAGATCAAGTTCAGCTCATTGAAACGGTGGTAAAGCACATACGCGTCTGTTTACCACTGCTGGATATGGAAGTACTGAGAAGTGGGCGTGATGTCGTCATCCGCCTGCATGACACTTGGGAAATAGGCCCGGCCCGCGCTTTTATGGCCAAAATCTATATGGGGAGTATTCACACCGTCGCGAATAATATTTGCGGCAGCATTCGTTTTGACTGCGATTTCAAAACAACGCTGGACACAACGGAGTGGAGCTCGCTTGCACAAGGCACGCAATGGCATTTTGGTTCAGAAACCAATCAAGTTACGCTGCCGCAAGTGAAACATTCAGAACAATGTGAAAAACTGAAGGTGGTTTATTCGCTGGCCGAAAGCAACCATTTGAAAAACGCAACCCCGACTCAATCCAGTTCAGAGAAAGCCAGCAATCTGGCCGCCAAAGTTCGCGAACACATCATGAAATCACCGCGCCATGCCAGCATCGAACGCAGTGCGCTTTTATTAAACATGAGTTCGCGGTACTTACGCCAGCAACTTTCGGAAGAAGGGACATCATTTCGGGAAATTAGCAACGAAATCAGACAAAGCTACGCAGACTTGTACCTGCAGGACACTCCCATGCCGTTACACGAAATTGCGTACAAACTGGGCTTTGGCGATCAGGCAAGCTTCACCCGCGCCTACCGCAGCTGGACAGGCAAAACCCCGGGGGAAATCAGAAGGAAAGCGAAAAAACGGGACTACGACAATCTGACGACTTGA